From one Doryrhamphus excisus isolate RoL2022-K1 chromosome 9, RoL_Dexc_1.0, whole genome shotgun sequence genomic stretch:
- the tsn gene encoding translin: MSVSDMFSYIQGFLSADQDVREEIRKVVQVLEQTAREILTVLQSVHQPSGFKEIPDKCTKARELFCTVRTHIADLKTKFPVDQYYRFHEHWRFVLQRLAFLAAFVVYLESESLVTREEVAQILDIEVVRDKGFHLDVEDYLAGVLIMASELSRLAVNSVTAGDYNRPLRISNFINELDSGFRLLNLKNDPLRKRYDGLKYDVKKIEEVVYDLSIRGLAKEPEHGGGK; the protein is encoded by the exons ATGTCGGTAAGCGACATGTTTTCCTACATTCAAGGCTTCCTGAGTGCAGACCAGGACGTCCGAGAG GAAATCCGTAAAGTGGTACAAGTCCTGGAGCAGACAGCCAGAGAGATACTGACTGTactccaaagtgtccaccaaCCGTCTGGATTCAAGGAGA TTCCGGACAAGTGTACAAAAGCCAGGGAGTTGTTCTGCACGGTCCGCACACACATTGCTGACCTGAAGACCAAGTTTCCAGTGGACCAGTACTACAG GTTTCATGAACACTGGCGCTTCGTCCTGCAGCGTTTGGCTTTCCTGGCGGCCTTCGTCGTCTACCTGGAGAGCGAAAGCCTCGTGACTCGAGAGGAAGTGGCTCAGATTCTGGACA TTGAGGTGGTGCGGGACAAAGGCTTTCACCTGGATGTGGAGGACTACCTGGCGGGGGTGCTGATCATGGCCAGTGAACTG TCGCGTTTGGCCGTCAACAGCGTGACGGCGGGCGACTACAACCGCCCGCTCCGCATCTCCAACTTCATCAACGAGCTGGACTCGGGCTTTCGTCTCCTCAACTTGAAGAACGACCCGCTTCGCAAACGCTACGACGGCCTCAAGTACGACGTGAAGAAGATCGAGGAGGTGGTCTACGACCTGTCCATCCGAGGCCTGGCCAAGGAGCCTGAGCACGGGGGAGGCAAATAA
- the LOC131136125 gene encoding protein FAM124A isoform X1 has product MEKTSVKDECVDSGAETAGSDYSPLSSTSSDVSMGEPQDPFLVSVHLIADPGEGLFLQRAADGILAWVHPELQLFKVSERAGFSQHPRPKHHHHGGVQAGAPQPALAVILFLQEGCGGGEELHRSLRRPPWRYHHSEEVSGGRRLLPPAPSTQDFFTLAPGTPLWAVRQVHHGKEIVRFTLYCCHDNYTDTVRLYKLLLQRRLAQKKQDFCFLVVYSNPDVEIQLSFKRLPRGQRPAALDSTVMEVRVRDVGALVPLLPNPCSPISDLRWQTEDYDGNKILLQVQGVHFNVRHDPTHLVADSSLAQQALTCSSASSRSRRHHHYRSASRPRLHQQMSVCSLPLCCEEDNGEGEGEWFWRDWCQPSRGRGQRSNSLFSLPNLGSTSSTCSSPGPSPASPRQQRRSSLIPPFRLNVDALFGAEETDVDTGNRVQAGGVDLTVVSAYIQTALEASLPPPAPPEDIVPPPNADISENNPKVQPISDDHQTPVGKCTEDEEEDQEFYI; this is encoded by the exons ATGGAAAAAACCTCCGTAAAAGATGAGTGTGTGGATTCTGGTGCAGAAACCGCTGG GTCTGACTACAGTCCCCTGTCTTCTACCAGCA GTGACGTGTCCATGGGCGAGCCCCAGGACCCCTTCCTGGTCAGCGTCCACCTGATCGCCGATCCCGGCGAGGGTCTCTTCCTGCAGCGGGCAGCAGATGGCATCCTGGCGTGGGTCCACCCTGAGCTGCAGCTCTTCAAGGTCTCGGAGCGGGCCGGCTTCTCTCAGCACCCCCGCCCCAAACACCACCACCACGGCGGCGTCCAGGCGGGTGCCCCCCAGCCGGCCCTGGCGGTCATTTTGTTCCTCCAGGAGGGCTGCGGTGGCGGCGAGGAGCTGCACCGCTCTCTCCGGCGGCCCCCTTGGCGCTACCATCACAGCGAGGAGGTGAGCGGCGGGCGGAGACTGCTCCCGCCGGCGCCGAGCACTCAGGACTTCTTCACCTTAGCGCCCGGAACGCCGCTGTGGGCCGTGCGGCAGGTGCACCACGGCAAAGAGATTGTGCGCTTCACCTTGtactgttgccatgacaactaCACCGACACAGTACGTCTCTATAAGCTGCTGCTTCAGCGCCGGCTGGCCCAGAAGAAGCAGGACTTCTGCTTCCTGGTGGTCTACTCCAACCCGGACGTGGAGATCCAGCTGTCCTTCAAGAGGCTCCCCAGAGGTCAAAGGCCGGCCGCGCTGGACTCCACCGTGATGGAGGTCAGGGTGCGAGACGTGGGGGCGCTGGTGCCCCTTCTCCCCAACCCGTGCAGTCCAATCAGTGACCTTCGTTGGCAGACGGAAGACTACGATGGAAATAAAATCCTCCTGCAG gtCCAAGGTGTCCACTTCAATGTCAGACATGATCCCACCCACCTCGTCGCTGACTCTTCCTTGGCTCAGCAAGCTCTTACCTgtagctccgcctcctccaggaGCCGCCGACATCATCATTATAGGAGCGCATCCCGTCCCAGACTCCATCAGCAGATGTCGGTGTGCTCCCTCCCCCTCTGCTGTGAGGAAGACAACGGGGAGGGAGAGGGGGAGTGGTTCTGGCGTGACTGGTGCCAGCCGTCCAGGGGGCGGGGCCAGCGCTCCAACTCCCTCTTCTCTCTGCCCAACCTGGGCTCGACCAGCTCCACTTGCTCCTCGCCGGGCCCCTCCCCAGCCAGCCCCCGCCAGCAGAGGCGCTCCTCCCTCATCCCGCCCTTCCGGCTCAACGTGGACGCCCTCTTCGGTGCCGAGGAGACGGACGTGGACACGGGGAATAGAGTCCAAGCGGGCGGCGTGGACCTCACTGTCGTGTCCGCGTACATCCAAACGGCCCTGGAGGCGTCTCTGCCTCCACCGGCGCCGCCAGAAGACATCGTCCCGCCTCCTAATGCTGACATTTCAGAGAATAACCCAAAGGTACAGCCAATCAGCGACGACCACCAGACACCTGTAGGGAAATGtacagaagatgaggaagaagacCAGGAATTCTACATTTGA
- the LOC131136125 gene encoding protein FAM124A isoform X2, protein MGEPQDPFLVSVHLIADPGEGLFLQRAADGILAWVHPELQLFKVSERAGFSQHPRPKHHHHGGVQAGAPQPALAVILFLQEGCGGGEELHRSLRRPPWRYHHSEEVSGGRRLLPPAPSTQDFFTLAPGTPLWAVRQVHHGKEIVRFTLYCCHDNYTDTVRLYKLLLQRRLAQKKQDFCFLVVYSNPDVEIQLSFKRLPRGQRPAALDSTVMEVRVRDVGALVPLLPNPCSPISDLRWQTEDYDGNKILLQVQGVHFNVRHDPTHLVADSSLAQQALTCSSASSRSRRHHHYRSASRPRLHQQMSVCSLPLCCEEDNGEGEGEWFWRDWCQPSRGRGQRSNSLFSLPNLGSTSSTCSSPGPSPASPRQQRRSSLIPPFRLNVDALFGAEETDVDTGNRVQAGGVDLTVVSAYIQTALEASLPPPAPPEDIVPPPNADISENNPKVQPISDDHQTPVGKCTEDEEEDQEFYI, encoded by the exons ATGGGCGAGCCCCAGGACCCCTTCCTGGTCAGCGTCCACCTGATCGCCGATCCCGGCGAGGGTCTCTTCCTGCAGCGGGCAGCAGATGGCATCCTGGCGTGGGTCCACCCTGAGCTGCAGCTCTTCAAGGTCTCGGAGCGGGCCGGCTTCTCTCAGCACCCCCGCCCCAAACACCACCACCACGGCGGCGTCCAGGCGGGTGCCCCCCAGCCGGCCCTGGCGGTCATTTTGTTCCTCCAGGAGGGCTGCGGTGGCGGCGAGGAGCTGCACCGCTCTCTCCGGCGGCCCCCTTGGCGCTACCATCACAGCGAGGAGGTGAGCGGCGGGCGGAGACTGCTCCCGCCGGCGCCGAGCACTCAGGACTTCTTCACCTTAGCGCCCGGAACGCCGCTGTGGGCCGTGCGGCAGGTGCACCACGGCAAAGAGATTGTGCGCTTCACCTTGtactgttgccatgacaactaCACCGACACAGTACGTCTCTATAAGCTGCTGCTTCAGCGCCGGCTGGCCCAGAAGAAGCAGGACTTCTGCTTCCTGGTGGTCTACTCCAACCCGGACGTGGAGATCCAGCTGTCCTTCAAGAGGCTCCCCAGAGGTCAAAGGCCGGCCGCGCTGGACTCCACCGTGATGGAGGTCAGGGTGCGAGACGTGGGGGCGCTGGTGCCCCTTCTCCCCAACCCGTGCAGTCCAATCAGTGACCTTCGTTGGCAGACGGAAGACTACGATGGAAATAAAATCCTCCTGCAG gtCCAAGGTGTCCACTTCAATGTCAGACATGATCCCACCCACCTCGTCGCTGACTCTTCCTTGGCTCAGCAAGCTCTTACCTgtagctccgcctcctccaggaGCCGCCGACATCATCATTATAGGAGCGCATCCCGTCCCAGACTCCATCAGCAGATGTCGGTGTGCTCCCTCCCCCTCTGCTGTGAGGAAGACAACGGGGAGGGAGAGGGGGAGTGGTTCTGGCGTGACTGGTGCCAGCCGTCCAGGGGGCGGGGCCAGCGCTCCAACTCCCTCTTCTCTCTGCCCAACCTGGGCTCGACCAGCTCCACTTGCTCCTCGCCGGGCCCCTCCCCAGCCAGCCCCCGCCAGCAGAGGCGCTCCTCCCTCATCCCGCCCTTCCGGCTCAACGTGGACGCCCTCTTCGGTGCCGAGGAGACGGACGTGGACACGGGGAATAGAGTCCAAGCGGGCGGCGTGGACCTCACTGTCGTGTCCGCGTACATCCAAACGGCCCTGGAGGCGTCTCTGCCTCCACCGGCGCCGCCAGAAGACATCGTCCCGCCTCCTAATGCTGACATTTCAGAGAATAACCCAAAGGTACAGCCAATCAGCGACGACCACCAGACACCTGTAGGGAAATGtacagaagatgaggaagaagacCAGGAATTCTACATTTGA